The Brienomyrus brachyistius isolate T26 chromosome 7, BBRACH_0.4, whole genome shotgun sequence DNA segment AGGTGGATTGGATCAAAGAGGATGACATATCTGGTGGTGGCCTAATAATTAGGAAAATGTACTTCTGATcaaaaggttgttggtttgaatccccaggTAAAATAATAGCTGCCAATTGctatgtcacaatgtcacatatgggttagatGCAGAGAATGCATTTCtttgttgtcattgttgacaaacCACAGCACAATTAATCACTCATGCAAGACAACAGTCAAATGACGTTCAGTGTTGAATAGACACAGATAAATGCTTTGTCGTGTTCAACCAGACTGCAGTGGGTGGCAGTTCAGTGCTGTGGAGCCCAGGCACTCTAAGGTCTGCCCACAGACCTACATGCCCTGGGGCTCACCAGGACACTGTGCTGTCTGTGCCCTCTTCTCCGCCACAGCCTTCTGGAGAGCAGAGACttccatcagcagcctttccagCGAGCGCTCACTCTGCTCCAGGTCCTTGCAGGTCGACTGCAGGCATGGCAAACAGGAGACCTGGTGCTCACAACCAGCACTTGTTCAGATAACAAATCATTCCTTAATTCATAACACGCTGGTCATTATCTGAAAAATAGTACCTAATGCTCCTGACtttcgcacagacacacaccactGCTGACACTGGCTGGTCCGCCACCCcctcagtgacccccccccagcccaacgGAGGGGGACGACACCTGGTGTACACATGCTCCCAACTCACCCTCAGCTGCGCCTGCAGTGTGTCATTCATGCTGCTgaccttgctgacctccttcaggGACCCATCTGAGGTGAAGAACCGGAAGCTGCAGCGGGATACAGAAAGtgagatatggggggggggggggggtcagcgtgGTGGACTGCAGGAGAGCAAGCTCCACACCTGTGCTTCTTTACAGCCTGGCTGTAGCTGGAAGACAGGCAGCACGTGGACGTTCTCCAGTAGTCCTGCTGTTCCAGCATGCCCAGGTTGCCCACCAGCACTGGGATTTTGTGGTACTGGCTGTAAGAACAGCAGAGTGGGGTGATCAAGCTTGAGACACAGAATGCGCCCTCATAAATGTCACCCTCACGCAGGCTCCAACCTTCCATGCGACATGAACACAGAGTACTCCAGACAGTGGGTGGAGCTGATGGCCGAGGCGTCCGTGGACGTCAGCAGGAGGAACACCAGCTCGTGGTTGTGTAAAGCTCTCCTCAGGTTACGGTGGAGCACCTGCTCCTTGAAGGTCATTCTCTGATCTGTGTTCCTCCTTTGCTTGTACCATCCGAGCACGTTCTCCTGGcgggaggcagacagacaacCGCTGCAAGGCCAGTAAGATTGTAATTACCTTCGGAAGATCTTCTCAACTCTTACCGTTTTCTCAGAGGCCAGGATACGCCTGACTTCTTCTGGTCTCACTTCACCGGCACTGTCGTAAAAACTGATGGggaacaaagcagcagcagcaggaccCAGGGTCCCACAGAGGTGATGAGCAGCAGGCAGCACCTTGTGCTTGGAATCACCATTTCACCTCGCCACGGGAGTCAAGCAACAAATGCAGTGCATAACTTACCTGCCGAGTCTGCAGCAGGAAACATGTTTCTGAATGTCTGAAATCGATACAAGCGtacaaatgtaaatatgtacagcagaagtgcataaattttatttttagtctTTTGCTGATGCAGTAAGACCAGATATATCAACAGCATATGGGTTCCTTGTTTAATGGCGAGAGGTGACTGGCAGGCTGGGGGTACGCACGTATTGTATATTCATACTGAACGTGGTCCATATGGGAGTCCGTTATCTTACACCTCTCCTCTGACTTGGTCTCCCCCAGAATGAATCCCTCCTGCAGAACAAAGCAGCTAGATGAGGACCAGGCGTGACTGACATGGGGCTCCACCTGTCACACCTACACCTCCGACACGGGGCTCCACCCGGCCCTCTGCACACCCATGCTGAAGACTCCGAATCGGCAACTGCTGTTCTGGACTTACCGCATCCGAGTCACTATTAAAATGCTGAAACATGAGCGACCCCAGCACGAATCCGGATACACGGACGGTCGTGTGAAGTTCCGCCATGTCCGCGGCGGAACACCCAAACCGAGGAGCACAAACTACAGATCAAACAGATCGAAACTATACAAACGGCTGGCGAAAATGAGAGCGGAAGTGACGCTATGCTGCTGTGCAACGTCAAAGGCGGGCGACGTCGATGTCGGCTGTGTTGCGAGTGGGACTCCGCCCACGCCCCCGGTGGTCCTCA contains these protein-coding regions:
- the abraxas1 gene encoding BRCA1-A complex subunit Abraxas 1, which translates into the protein MAELHTTVRVSGFVLGSLMFQHFNSDSDAEGFILGETKSEERCKITDSHMDHVQYEYTIHIQKHVSCCRLGSFYDSAGEVRPEEVRRILASEKTENVLGWYKQRRNTDQRMTFKEQVLHRNLRRALHNHELVFLLLTSTDASAISSTHCLEYSVFMSHGSQYHKIPVLVGNLGMLEQQDYWRTSTCCLSSSYSQAVKKHSFRFFTSDGSLKEVSKVSSMNDTLQAQLRSTCKDLEQSERSLERLLMEVSALQKAVAEKRAQTAQCPESQYLNSRLPQENVLLCTAMKVLFPDSPLLRTRVLNHQGVPLPEFCNNDHDIDVSGVLPPILAYRDAQSRRRKRREALETNTEGVLTVSGSDTEDELLASQNGNLDRSNSPVF